The proteins below are encoded in one region of Cucurbita pepo subsp. pepo cultivar mu-cu-16 chromosome LG10, ASM280686v2, whole genome shotgun sequence:
- the LOC111804502 gene encoding uncharacterized protein LOC111804502 isoform X2 — MAESICFFTQDTLILKPPKKSPLLLRMAVLMFAMVCSVSICSICVKQLNTHTKARFLRVQIADYPEKSIRLTKVPREHYPRPKTFSRAECFNNPVRFFAIVSMQRSGSGWFESLLNSHVNVSSNGEVFSVLDRRKNITSIVQTLDRIYNLDWLSSASKNHCSAAVGFKWMLNQGLMQHHEEIADYFNQRGVSTIFIFRRNLLRRIVSVLANSYDRYAKMLNGTHKSHVHSLEEADALSKYKPVINSTSLISDLEGMEATISKALEYFGNTRHIIVYYEDLINNRTKLKDVQEFLNLPQMELRSRQVKIHTGQLSDYIKNWDDVKVTLNGTAYEHLLHADY, encoded by the exons ATGGCCGAAAGTATCTGTTTCTTCACCCAG GATACTCTGATTCTAAAACCTCCCAAGAAATCTCCTCTGTTGTTGAGGATGGCAGTTTTGATGTTTGCAATGGTCTGTAGTGTTTCCATATGTTCAATCTGTGTGAAGCAGTTGAACACTCACACCAAGGCCAGATTCCTGAGGGTTCAAATCGCTGACTATCCTGAAAAAAGTATTAGGCTAACAAAAGTTCCTCGTGAGCATTATCCAAGACCCAAAACTTTTAGCAg GGCTGAATGCTTCAACAATCCAGTAAGATTCTTTGCAATCGTTTCGATGCAGCGGTCCGGAAGTGGCTGGTTTGAGAGTCTTCTGAACAGTCATGTTAATGTCTCCTCTAATGGTGAGGTGTTTTCTGTTTTGGATCGGCGAAAAAATATTACCTCAATTGTACAGACTCTGGATAGGATTTACAATTTGGACTGGCTCAGTAGTGCTTCTAAGAACCATTGCTCTGCAGCCGTTGGCTTCAAATGGATGCTTAATCAG GGATTGATGCAGCATCATGAAGAAATAGCAGACTACTTCAACCAGAGAGGTGTTTCTACAATTTTTATCTTCCGAAGAAACCTACTACGTCGTATTGTTTCGGTTCTTGCAAATTCCTATGATCGTTATGCTAAGATGTTGAATGGAACCCACAAATCACATGTGCATTCTCTAGAAGAG GCCGATGCACTTTCGAAGTACAAGCCTGTCATAAATTCGACATCGTTGATCTCTGATCTGGAGGGAATGGAGGCAACAATTTCTAAGGCCTTGGAGTACTTTGGTAACACAAGGCACATCATTGTGTACTACGAGGACCTAATCAATAATCGAACG AAACTGAAAGATGTACAAGAGTTTCTTAATCTGCCACAAATGGAACTAAGAAGCCGCCAAGTGAAGATACACACAGGACAATTGTCTGATTACATCAAGAACTGGGACGATGTTAAGGTGACTCTGAACGGAACTGCTTACGAGCATCTTCTTCACGCAGATTACTGA
- the LOC111804502 gene encoding uncharacterized protein LOC111804502 isoform X1 yields MFDYFEVKKFVFLVFRTICLVKDTLILKPPKKSPLLLRMAVLMFAMVCSVSICSICVKQLNTHTKARFLRVQIADYPEKSIRLTKVPREHYPRPKTFSRAECFNNPVRFFAIVSMQRSGSGWFESLLNSHVNVSSNGEVFSVLDRRKNITSIVQTLDRIYNLDWLSSASKNHCSAAVGFKWMLNQGLMQHHEEIADYFNQRGVSTIFIFRRNLLRRIVSVLANSYDRYAKMLNGTHKSHVHSLEEADALSKYKPVINSTSLISDLEGMEATISKALEYFGNTRHIIVYYEDLINNRTKLKDVQEFLNLPQMELRSRQVKIHTGQLSDYIKNWDDVKVTLNGTAYEHLLHADY; encoded by the exons ATGTTCGATTATTTTGAGGTTAAGAAGTTCGTTTTCTTAGTTTTCCGAACAATTTGCCTTGTGAAG GATACTCTGATTCTAAAACCTCCCAAGAAATCTCCTCTGTTGTTGAGGATGGCAGTTTTGATGTTTGCAATGGTCTGTAGTGTTTCCATATGTTCAATCTGTGTGAAGCAGTTGAACACTCACACCAAGGCCAGATTCCTGAGGGTTCAAATCGCTGACTATCCTGAAAAAAGTATTAGGCTAACAAAAGTTCCTCGTGAGCATTATCCAAGACCCAAAACTTTTAGCAg GGCTGAATGCTTCAACAATCCAGTAAGATTCTTTGCAATCGTTTCGATGCAGCGGTCCGGAAGTGGCTGGTTTGAGAGTCTTCTGAACAGTCATGTTAATGTCTCCTCTAATGGTGAGGTGTTTTCTGTTTTGGATCGGCGAAAAAATATTACCTCAATTGTACAGACTCTGGATAGGATTTACAATTTGGACTGGCTCAGTAGTGCTTCTAAGAACCATTGCTCTGCAGCCGTTGGCTTCAAATGGATGCTTAATCAG GGATTGATGCAGCATCATGAAGAAATAGCAGACTACTTCAACCAGAGAGGTGTTTCTACAATTTTTATCTTCCGAAGAAACCTACTACGTCGTATTGTTTCGGTTCTTGCAAATTCCTATGATCGTTATGCTAAGATGTTGAATGGAACCCACAAATCACATGTGCATTCTCTAGAAGAG GCCGATGCACTTTCGAAGTACAAGCCTGTCATAAATTCGACATCGTTGATCTCTGATCTGGAGGGAATGGAGGCAACAATTTCTAAGGCCTTGGAGTACTTTGGTAACACAAGGCACATCATTGTGTACTACGAGGACCTAATCAATAATCGAACG AAACTGAAAGATGTACAAGAGTTTCTTAATCTGCCACAAATGGAACTAAGAAGCCGCCAAGTGAAGATACACACAGGACAATTGTCTGATTACATCAAGAACTGGGACGATGTTAAGGTGACTCTGAACGGAACTGCTTACGAGCATCTTCTTCACGCAGATTACTGA